In Alkalimarinus alittae, the DNA window CTTTAAAAACATTGTTAACGGATGTAAAAAGCTACTTTAGATCGGTGTCTCTAATTAAGGCTATTGAGTCTAACTTACCTGAACTATTAGCTGAAAATGAGCTGAGTTTGGATGAGATTTGTGCCTATTATAGGTGGAATTCAGTAGCGACAAGGTTGTTATGTGATACGTTAGTCACTATGGAGTGGTTTGAAGTTAATGAGGCGGGTGTCTATAGAAATAGTCAAAAAATGTTAACTCTATTGCCTGAGTTGCCGAAGCTAGCTCCGCTGGTTGATGACTGGTCTCGAGGCATGGTAGACATGTCTACCATGCCAGAGTTTTTATTGAATGATACTTGGGACAGTGGAAAAGTATCAGAAAAATATAGCTATACACAAGGTCTGGCCACTAAGGAAGAAACAGCTAATTACTCTAACGCAATGCTTGATAGTGTTGAACCTATGGCTGATTCATTGATTCAGACAATTGATTTTTCATTGTTTAAAAAAGTTCTGGATGTGGGTGGAGGGTATGGCCTACTAGCTCATTATATTAAGGTAGGCAATCCGTTGATAGAGTGGGTGGGAGTGTTTGATTTGCCTCTGGCCGAAGAGGGCTTCAAAAAGCTACAGAATGATCAGGTGCTGGACCCATCGCTGCATTTTATTCCAGGCGATTTTTTTAATAGTGAATTAAATGACGCATATGATTGCATTACTCTAAATAGAATCCTTTTTGATTGGAATGATGAGAAAGCAAAGAAGATAGTTTCTATGTGTCAAAAAGCGCTAAAGCCGGGTGGAATCTTGATTGTGCATGAGGGATGTTATCGGCTTGATTTTAATAGGATTGCGGCTTCTTGGTTGCATTTGCTAGTTGGTGGGCGCTTGCGAACGTGCGAAGAAGTTAGGGCTGTTATTTCTGAAAATACTGAATTAAAAATTGATAGTACACTAAAAAGTAAAATTCCAGATTGGTATATATTTGTTGCAAGTAAATCGTCATAACGAAACCCTTTTTGAGTATGATGAATTGTCTTGAAAATCGATGATTATTGCGAAAGAGCGTATCAGAACAATGACATGGTGTTGGAATATTTATTGTGAAATTAGACATAGTTAATGCGAGTATTGCTGAGAACTCTAGCCAAGAAGCCGAAGGGCTTCTATTTCAACGTTTGAGTTATAATCAACTCTATATAGATAGCGGCTACGAAATTGTAGAGTTCAGGTTCAAAAAAAATAATATACTGTGTTTAAGTCTTGTCGCAGGGGTCAAAAATAAAGCGTTAAAGAGCCCATTTTCTGCTCCGTTCGGAGGTTTTATTGAACATGTTAGCCCGCTGTCGATATCAGATTATATAGCTGCCGTTGAGTTATTAAAATCCTACCTTGTATGCAATAAAATACTAGAAAGTTATATTACTCTTCCTCCTGATTGTTATGGTGCGCCATTAATTGCTAAGCAAGTGTTTGCACTGCAGGCGGCTGGGTATGAAGTAAAACATAGTGACTTAAATTACTCATTAGATCTGAGAAAAAACTCATTTGATGATGGGCTCAAAAAAATAGCTAGACGTTGTCTTAAAAAATCTAAATCACACAAACTGGATTTTTCTCTCTGTGAAGATGCCGAGAGAGTCGTAATGGCTTATGATGTTATTCAGAAGAACCGGATACAGCGAGGTAACCCGCTGAAACTAAGTCTTGAAAATTTACTTGCGGTGAAAAGGCTATCAGCGGTTGATTTCTTTATAGTGAACTATCAAGGACAAGCCATAGCAAGCGCTGTAGTATATAAAATAGCTGAACGTTTTGGGCAAGTCATTTATTGGGGGAATGATATTGAGTTCAATTCTTTAAATTCAATTCATTTTTTAGCCGAGAACTTATTTAACTACTATAAACCATGTTTAGATACTTTAGATATTGGACCTTCGTCGTTAGAGGGTGTGGCAAATATTGGCTTGTGCCGGTTTAAAGAGTCGTTAGGTTGTGACGTTACATTAAAGCTTAACCTGTCATTAAATAATCAGCGAACTGAAGAACGATCCTAATGCGGGATATCAATATCTATCAAGACGAATATAAAAATAATCCATTTGAAGAGCATTTGATTTTTTATCGTCATAGAAAAACGCTTGAGTTTCTTCGTAAGCATCATGCCAAAAATATTTTAGAAATAGGTTGTGGTCTGCGGCCGCTCTACGAGTATTACACCGACTTTGATTCCTTGGTGATTGTAGAACCGTCTGAAGATTTTTGCGCAGAAGTAAAGAGATTGAAACCTGCTAACGTAATTCTTATGGAGGGTGTTTTTGATGGGGCGCTTGTTGAAAAATTAAAAGAAAAATTTGATTTTATTGTTATTAGCAGTTTACTCCATGAACTCGATAACCCTGCTGAGCTAGTGAAAGCGGCGATTTCTGTTGCGAGCCCAGAAACGTTTTTTCATATAAATGTTCCTAATGCTAAGTCTTTTCATAGATTGTTGGCTCTTAAAATGGGCTTGATAAGTAGTCTATATGAGAAGTCTGAGCGACAACATCGATATCAACAAAATACTACATTTGACCTAGACTCGCTGACAAAACTTCTAAAAGAGTGTGGTTTGATAATTGAGAGTAAAGGGTCGATTTTTATTAAACCTTTCACTCATCAACAGATGCAAGCACTATTAGATAAAGAGGTTTTTAGTTCTGATTTATTGGAAGGGTTAGATGCGTTAGTTTCTGAATTTCCAGATAATGGTGCAGAGATATTTGTAAACGGAAGGATAAATGAAGGAATATGATTACGTTATTTTAGGGGGGAATCTTTGTTCTCTTGTTGTAGCTAATGAGCTCGCTTCTGCAGGTAAGCGTATTGCTTTAGTTGCTCCCGAAAAATCTATAGGCGGGCATTTTTCTGAATATTCTGCATTTGGGTTTGATTTTGATCTTGGTATGGTGCTGCTAGAGTTTGACTCTTATATGGAGCAAACTTCAGATCTTTCTTTATATAATGACGTTACATTAGGGCGGGTTGGTGCATTTAGTGACGTAGTCGAAGCTTATTTAAAGAAGCATGTGGAGTATAAACGGGTCGATGATATTGTTGTGTCAAATAATGGCAGAATAACGGCAGATTATTTCATTTCTAATGACCTGAGTGGTTTAAATGATCTATTTACCTCTGAGCAACAGACATTAATTAAAGCTCAGTTAACTGACTGTATGTTAGTTAACGAGTATCACCCCAGTAACAAAGCGTGTGGTTCTAATTATAATTGCGTTAGTTTTTCTGCTAGCTCTGAATCTAATCATGGGGCGTTTTTACATCAGGCGTTATTTGAGCCATTAGTTAACAAGGTAACTAACCTTTCGTCTAAATATCTTTTAGGAAAGTACCATCGTCTTTTTTGGGCTCCTATTTACTACCCCGAGACCTTACTCAAACAATTTAAAGAAGGGGACTCAGGCTTGAGTCCTAC includes these proteins:
- a CDS encoding methyltransferase; translation: MGKHFFKPETQDALKTLLTDVKSYFRSVSLIKAIESNLPELLAENELSLDEICAYYRWNSVATRLLCDTLVTMEWFEVNEAGVYRNSQKMLTLLPELPKLAPLVDDWSRGMVDMSTMPEFLLNDTWDSGKVSEKYSYTQGLATKEETANYSNAMLDSVEPMADSLIQTIDFSLFKKVLDVGGGYGLLAHYIKVGNPLIEWVGVFDLPLAEEGFKKLQNDQVLDPSLHFIPGDFFNSELNDAYDCITLNRILFDWNDEKAKKIVSMCQKALKPGGILIVHEGCYRLDFNRIAASWLHLLVGGRLRTCEEVRAVISENTELKIDSTLKSKIPDWYIFVASKSS
- a CDS encoding class I SAM-dependent methyltransferase; translated protein: MRDINIYQDEYKNNPFEEHLIFYRHRKTLEFLRKHHAKNILEIGCGLRPLYEYYTDFDSLVIVEPSEDFCAEVKRLKPANVILMEGVFDGALVEKLKEKFDFIVISSLLHELDNPAELVKAAISVASPETFFHINVPNAKSFHRLLALKMGLISSLYEKSERQHRYQQNTTFDLDSLTKLLKECGLIIESKGSIFIKPFTHQQMQALLDKEVFSSDLLEGLDALVSEFPDNGAEIFVNGRINEGI
- a CDS encoding NAD(P)-binding protein, which codes for MKEYDYVILGGNLCSLVVANELASAGKRIALVAPEKSIGGHFSEYSAFGFDFDLGMVLLEFDSYMEQTSDLSLYNDVTLGRVGAFSDVVEAYLKKHVEYKRVDDIVVSNNGRITADYFISNDLSGLNDLFTSEQQTLIKAQLTDCMLVNEYHPSNKACGSNYNCVSFSASSESNHGAFLHQALFEPLVNKVTNLSSKYLLGKYHRLFWAPIYYPETLLKQFKEGDSGLSPTAFSYPVKGNIATITKALYQQVCDCDGVEIYQDTSSLENKSGNWLVNNEMTAPKLISSLPQNILASLLDIKQRPLVKTSYVLIFMKVEDVCDFNVLFNADNSFLFFRIVNNGRLKGERGSSYLVVEYNYDYVVAQSPDYFEKRAYIKEIERFLSEYSIVESPRITNVDAVYLMNKLAFPTPGNLSSNKYNLSQLSKVRGLSLMGPSLGIGVSSMNNQIVQALKYASSEGLI